The following proteins are co-located in the Carassius gibelio isolate Cgi1373 ecotype wild population from Czech Republic chromosome A21, carGib1.2-hapl.c, whole genome shotgun sequence genome:
- the rbm41 gene encoding RNA-binding protein 41 isoform X1 — translation MRLTWITRHAGDDVPIPEEQETEGQRQLHNLLLQQLDTDVNIDRCIAKKKCFAPAAVYKPFGEQAAGVRSLSQFQALQDGDQELAALRELGLTDAEIELWRCRDQAESSWKDRGVCIAPEVRNERLQVIRDKMAAHAELLSRPQRFSSSRPLSRREMEIEKALFQGSDRSSFLTALYHRESPGSQQGATSVIAMDHFYKDFLEDQNKNFLDISECLPQPKIASNIQRESPSSKTDQSQTPTVHDSGPTKNQHTCSEPTSVSDTVIQPQAQEKKVIPTKVTLSQSIGTLSAASVHGHDGPVTVSGRIEEISDEQIKNNRETEEGIRNIPRFKNYQRGTPSNVLCVKNMSPRASLAQLVSLFSRFQKDDTQPILYRLLTGRLKGQAFITFSDVESSQAALDLLNGYKLLEKPLIIEFGRERNKETDAPSADPKPPSV, via the exons ATGAGGCTTACATG GATTACTCGTCATGCCGGTGATGATGTGCCCATCCCTGAAGAGCAAGAAACAGAGGGCCAAAGACAACTACACAATCTGCTCCTACAGCAACTGGATACAGATGTAAACATTGACCG gtgTATCGCTAAGAAGAAATGCTTTGCTCCAGCAGCAGTATACAAGCCTTTCGGGGAACAGGCAGCTGGTGTAAGGAGTCTGTCCCAGTTCCAGGCCTTGCAGGACGGGGATCAGGAACTTGCCGCTCTGAGAGAGCTGGGTCTTACAGATGCTGAAATAGAGCTGTGGAGATGCAGGGATCAAGCAGAAAGCTCTTGGAAG GATAGAGGGGTTTGCATTGCACCTGAGGTCAGGAATGAGCGCCTGCAGGTCATCCGGGATAAAATGGCAGCGCATGCAGAGCTGCTGTCCAGACCTCAGCGTTTCTCAAGCAGTCGGCCACTTTCCCGTAGGGAGATGGAAATCGAAAAGGCTCTTTTTCAAGGAAGTGACCGCAGCAGCTTCCTTACTGCCCTTTACCACAGAG AGTCACCAGGCAGCCAGCAGGGGGCGACATCCGTCATAGCAATGGATCATTTCTATAAAGACTTTCTTGAAGACCagaacaaaaactttttggatatttcagAGTGTTTGCCTCAACCAAAAATTGCTAGCAATATCCAACGTGAATCGCCAAGCTCTAAAACAGACCAATCACAAACTCCCACAGTCCATGATTCCGGCCCAACCAAAAACCAACACACATGCTCAGAACCAACCTCCGTGTCAGACACTGTCATCCAACCACAGGCTCAAGAAAAAAAGGTTATACCTACAAAAGTGACATTAAGCCAATCCATTGGCACACTTAGTGCAGCTTCTGTCCATGGTCATGATGGGCCTGTTACAGTAAGTGGAAGGATAGAGGAAATTTCAGATGAACAGATCAAGAACAATCGGGAGACAGAAGAGGGTATACGAAATATTCCACGATTTAAGAACTACCAGAGGGGAACGCCATCTAAT GTCCTGTGCGTGAAGAACATGAGTCCACGGGCATCGCTGGCTCAGCTGGTTTCTCTCTTTTCGAGGTTTCAGAAGGACGACACGCAGCCCATTCTGTACCGCTTGCTAACTGGCCGACTAAAGGGCCAAGCTTTCATTACATTTTCTG ACGTCGAAAGTTCCCAAGCAGCTCTAGACTTGTTAAATGGCTACAAGCTGCTTGAAAAGCCACTTATCATTGAGTTTGGTcgagagagaaataaagaaaccGATGCACCCTCTGCAGATCCCAAACCACCTTCAGTATAA
- the rbm41 gene encoding RNA-binding protein 41 isoform X3: protein MQRITRHAGDDVPIPEEQETEGQRQLHNLLLQQLDTDVNIDRCIAKKKCFAPAAVYKPFGEQAAGVRSLSQFQALQDGDQELAALRELGLTDAEIELWRCRDQAESSWKDRGVCIAPEVRNERLQVIRDKMAAHAELLSRPQRFSSSRPLSRREMEIEKALFQGSDRSSFLTALYHRESPGSQQGATSVIAMDHFYKDFLEDQNKNFLDISECLPQPKIASNIQRESPSSKTDQSQTPTVHDSGPTKNQHTCSEPTSVSDTVIQPQAQEKKVIPTKVTLSQSIGTLSAASVHGHDGPVTVSGRIEEISDEQIKNNRETEEGIRNIPRFKNYQRGTPSNVLCVKNMSPRASLAQLVSLFSRFQKDDTQPILYRLLTGRLKGQAFITFSDVESSQAALDLLNGYKLLEKPLIIEFGRERNKETDAPSADPKPPSV from the exons ATGCAGCG GATTACTCGTCATGCCGGTGATGATGTGCCCATCCCTGAAGAGCAAGAAACAGAGGGCCAAAGACAACTACACAATCTGCTCCTACAGCAACTGGATACAGATGTAAACATTGACCG gtgTATCGCTAAGAAGAAATGCTTTGCTCCAGCAGCAGTATACAAGCCTTTCGGGGAACAGGCAGCTGGTGTAAGGAGTCTGTCCCAGTTCCAGGCCTTGCAGGACGGGGATCAGGAACTTGCCGCTCTGAGAGAGCTGGGTCTTACAGATGCTGAAATAGAGCTGTGGAGATGCAGGGATCAAGCAGAAAGCTCTTGGAAG GATAGAGGGGTTTGCATTGCACCTGAGGTCAGGAATGAGCGCCTGCAGGTCATCCGGGATAAAATGGCAGCGCATGCAGAGCTGCTGTCCAGACCTCAGCGTTTCTCAAGCAGTCGGCCACTTTCCCGTAGGGAGATGGAAATCGAAAAGGCTCTTTTTCAAGGAAGTGACCGCAGCAGCTTCCTTACTGCCCTTTACCACAGAG AGTCACCAGGCAGCCAGCAGGGGGCGACATCCGTCATAGCAATGGATCATTTCTATAAAGACTTTCTTGAAGACCagaacaaaaactttttggatatttcagAGTGTTTGCCTCAACCAAAAATTGCTAGCAATATCCAACGTGAATCGCCAAGCTCTAAAACAGACCAATCACAAACTCCCACAGTCCATGATTCCGGCCCAACCAAAAACCAACACACATGCTCAGAACCAACCTCCGTGTCAGACACTGTCATCCAACCACAGGCTCAAGAAAAAAAGGTTATACCTACAAAAGTGACATTAAGCCAATCCATTGGCACACTTAGTGCAGCTTCTGTCCATGGTCATGATGGGCCTGTTACAGTAAGTGGAAGGATAGAGGAAATTTCAGATGAACAGATCAAGAACAATCGGGAGACAGAAGAGGGTATACGAAATATTCCACGATTTAAGAACTACCAGAGGGGAACGCCATCTAAT GTCCTGTGCGTGAAGAACATGAGTCCACGGGCATCGCTGGCTCAGCTGGTTTCTCTCTTTTCGAGGTTTCAGAAGGACGACACGCAGCCCATTCTGTACCGCTTGCTAACTGGCCGACTAAAGGGCCAAGCTTTCATTACATTTTCTG ACGTCGAAAGTTCCCAAGCAGCTCTAGACTTGTTAAATGGCTACAAGCTGCTTGAAAAGCCACTTATCATTGAGTTTGGTcgagagagaaataaagaaaccGATGCACCCTCTGCAGATCCCAAACCACCTTCAGTATAA
- the rbm41 gene encoding RNA-binding protein 41 isoform X2 — protein sequence MHLWITRHAGDDVPIPEEQETEGQRQLHNLLLQQLDTDVNIDRCIAKKKCFAPAAVYKPFGEQAAGVRSLSQFQALQDGDQELAALRELGLTDAEIELWRCRDQAESSWKDRGVCIAPEVRNERLQVIRDKMAAHAELLSRPQRFSSSRPLSRREMEIEKALFQGSDRSSFLTALYHRESPGSQQGATSVIAMDHFYKDFLEDQNKNFLDISECLPQPKIASNIQRESPSSKTDQSQTPTVHDSGPTKNQHTCSEPTSVSDTVIQPQAQEKKVIPTKVTLSQSIGTLSAASVHGHDGPVTVSGRIEEISDEQIKNNRETEEGIRNIPRFKNYQRGTPSNVLCVKNMSPRASLAQLVSLFSRFQKDDTQPILYRLLTGRLKGQAFITFSDVESSQAALDLLNGYKLLEKPLIIEFGRERNKETDAPSADPKPPSV from the exons aTGCATTTGTG GATTACTCGTCATGCCGGTGATGATGTGCCCATCCCTGAAGAGCAAGAAACAGAGGGCCAAAGACAACTACACAATCTGCTCCTACAGCAACTGGATACAGATGTAAACATTGACCG gtgTATCGCTAAGAAGAAATGCTTTGCTCCAGCAGCAGTATACAAGCCTTTCGGGGAACAGGCAGCTGGTGTAAGGAGTCTGTCCCAGTTCCAGGCCTTGCAGGACGGGGATCAGGAACTTGCCGCTCTGAGAGAGCTGGGTCTTACAGATGCTGAAATAGAGCTGTGGAGATGCAGGGATCAAGCAGAAAGCTCTTGGAAG GATAGAGGGGTTTGCATTGCACCTGAGGTCAGGAATGAGCGCCTGCAGGTCATCCGGGATAAAATGGCAGCGCATGCAGAGCTGCTGTCCAGACCTCAGCGTTTCTCAAGCAGTCGGCCACTTTCCCGTAGGGAGATGGAAATCGAAAAGGCTCTTTTTCAAGGAAGTGACCGCAGCAGCTTCCTTACTGCCCTTTACCACAGAG AGTCACCAGGCAGCCAGCAGGGGGCGACATCCGTCATAGCAATGGATCATTTCTATAAAGACTTTCTTGAAGACCagaacaaaaactttttggatatttcagAGTGTTTGCCTCAACCAAAAATTGCTAGCAATATCCAACGTGAATCGCCAAGCTCTAAAACAGACCAATCACAAACTCCCACAGTCCATGATTCCGGCCCAACCAAAAACCAACACACATGCTCAGAACCAACCTCCGTGTCAGACACTGTCATCCAACCACAGGCTCAAGAAAAAAAGGTTATACCTACAAAAGTGACATTAAGCCAATCCATTGGCACACTTAGTGCAGCTTCTGTCCATGGTCATGATGGGCCTGTTACAGTAAGTGGAAGGATAGAGGAAATTTCAGATGAACAGATCAAGAACAATCGGGAGACAGAAGAGGGTATACGAAATATTCCACGATTTAAGAACTACCAGAGGGGAACGCCATCTAAT GTCCTGTGCGTGAAGAACATGAGTCCACGGGCATCGCTGGCTCAGCTGGTTTCTCTCTTTTCGAGGTTTCAGAAGGACGACACGCAGCCCATTCTGTACCGCTTGCTAACTGGCCGACTAAAGGGCCAAGCTTTCATTACATTTTCTG ACGTCGAAAGTTCCCAAGCAGCTCTAGACTTGTTAAATGGCTACAAGCTGCTTGAAAAGCCACTTATCATTGAGTTTGGTcgagagagaaataaagaaaccGATGCACCCTCTGCAGATCCCAAACCACCTTCAGTATAA
- the LOC127941446 gene encoding claudin-14: MVVAALELMGFFFGLFGMLGTLVATLLPYWATSAHIGSNIVTAVVSMKGLWMECVYQSTGAFQCETYNTLLGLTTDLQAARAMMVISSIFSVMACAVSTVGMQCTICMDGSSVKSKVAGIGGSLFLLAGLLSLIPVSWKTHELVQTFYMQNMPASLKFEIGDCLYVGLASSLLSILGGGLLSASCCDDLDGSRGTRRHYPYPDRTGPRGPSHSMPYHPATNPNLANKNQTLNSRTSTSTHSTAPAQDSRKSARQNTAAGYDVTGYV; this comes from the coding sequence ATGGTGGTAGCAGCACTGGAGTTGATGGGGTTCTTCTTTGGCCTCTTTGGCATGCTGGGGACCCTGGTAGCCACTCTTCTGCCCTATTGGGCAACGTCCGCACACATTGGCTCCAACATCGTGACGGCGGTAGTCAGCATGAAAGGTCTGTGGATGGAGTGTGTCTACCAGAGCACCGGAGCCTTCCAGTGTGAGACCTACAACACCCTTCTGGGGCTCACCACTGATCTACAAGCAGCCAGGGCCATGATGGTCATCTCCTCCATCTTTTCTGTCATGGCCTGTGCGGTGTCCACCGTTGGTATGCAGTGCACCATCTGCATGGATGGCTCTTCAGTCAAGAGCAAGGTGGCTGGGATAGGTGGTTCTCTCTTCCTCCTGGCAGGGCTCCTGTCATTGATCCCTGTGTCTTGGAAGACCCATGAGTTGGTGCAGACCTTCTACATGCAGAACATGCCAGCCAGTCTAAAGTTTGAGATAGGTGACTGCCTATACGTGGGCTTGGCTTCTTCGCTTTTGTCCATCCTAGGTGGAGGGCTGTTGAGTGCATCCTGTTGTGACGATTTGGATGGCAGCAGGGGAACCAGACGCCATTACCCCTACCCTGACCGCACTGGACCACGTGGACCGTCCCATTCAATGCCCTACCATCCAGCCACAAACCCCAACCTTGCCAACAAGAACCAGACCCTTAACAGCCGTACAAGCACTAGTACCCACTCCACTGCACCAGCTCAGGATTCCAGGAAATCAGCTCGGCAGAACACAGCAGCCGGGTATGATGTCACAGGCTACGTTTGA
- the LOC127941553 gene encoding protein ripply1-like, giving the protein MNSVFVTAPLSNTMNTDIQQSISPASLWRPWLVTRKDAQTECRRTKLACPYSRPEVPGNTTTDGKMQSFQHPVRLYWPRSKSYDYLFSDGETLLRNFPVQATINFYDESDSEEEEDSCDEDDDSDAEECLKLNSRFTSYN; this is encoded by the exons ATGAATTCTGTGTTTGTTACAGCTCCTCTTTCCAATACAATGAACACCGACATCCAGCAGTCCATCAG CCCAGCTTCCCTGTGGAGACCGTGGCTCGTGACCAGAAAGGATGCACAAACTGAATGCCGGAGAACCAAGCTCGCTTGT CCTTACTCCAGGCCAGAAGTGCCCGGTAACACTACAACAGATGGCAAAATGCAGTCTTTCCAGCACCCTGTCAG GCTGTATTGGCCCAGATCGAAGTCATACGACTACCTCTTCAGTGATGGCGAGACCCTGCTCAGAAATTTCCCAGTGCAGGCCACCATAAACTTCTACGATGAGTCAGACAGCGAGGAAGAGGAGGACAGCTGTGATGAAGACGATGACAGCGATGCTGAGGAGTGTCTTAAACTTAACAGTCGCTTCACCAGTTACAACTGA
- the LOC127941552 gene encoding transmembrane gamma-carboxyglutamic acid protein 3 isoform X1 — MWVLPSWKQEWNGLAIATAWKIKILQIEFSCGSMAAAFLNGKDANSLLKRFPRANGFLEEFRPGNIERECAEESCSFEEANEVFENKERTMEFWKNRSIYTVNSNADSRSERPDAVYMVVPLLGVALLIIIALFLIWRCQLQKATRRRPAYTQNRYLANRNARSLPRILVHRDPPSHSENSHANDRPSVVVSSAERGGASVTPQDAHHHANHSQNNRSLYVQDSSLSVASHLSGATPPPSYEEVTGHLESSSDETTAPYSDPPPKYEEIVLEK; from the exons ATGTGGGTGCTCCCTAGCTGGAAACAGGAATGGAATGGACTAGCAATTGCAACAGCCTGGAAG ATCAAAATACTTCAAATTGAGTTCTCTTGTGGTAGTATGGCAGCAG CGTTCCTAAATGGCAAGGATGCAAACTCTCTCCTCAAACGTTTTCCACGGGCTAATGGCTTCCTGGAGGAGTTCCGGCCGGGCAATATTGAGAGGGAGTGTGCCGAGGAGAGCTGCAGCTTTGAGGAGGCCAATGAAGTGTTTGAAAATAAAGAGCGAACG ATGGAGTTCTGGAAAAACCGCAGCATCTACACAGTGAACAGTAATGCTGATTCCCGCTCGGAGCGGCCGGACGCTGTCTACATGGTGGTGCCTCTCCTGGGTGTGGCTCTCCTCATCATCATCGCGCTCTTCCTCATCTGGCGCTGTCAACTGCAGAAGGCCACGCGTCGGCGCCCGGCCTACACCCAGAACCGCTATCTGGCTAACCGTAACGCCCGAAGCCTCCCGCGCATCCTGGTGCACCGGGACCCTCCCTCGCATTCAGAGAACTCTCACGCCAATGACAGGCCCAGCGTGGTGGTCAGCAGTGCCGAGAGGGGCGGGGCTTCAGTCACGCCGCAAGACGCCCATCATCACGCCAACCACTCTCAGAACAATCGCTCCCTGTACGTGCAAGATTCGTCTCTGTCCGTGGCTTCCCACTTGTCTGGTGCAACCCCACCGCCATCCTACGAGGAAGTTACCGGCCACTTAGAAAGCAGCAGCGATGAGACGACAGCCCCCTACAGTGATCCTCCACCCAAATATGAAGAGATAGTGCTAGAAAAGTGA
- the LOC127941552 gene encoding transmembrane gamma-carboxyglutamic acid protein 3 isoform X2, with product MSYDLSAFLNGKDANSLLKRFPRANGFLEEFRPGNIERECAEESCSFEEANEVFENKERTMEFWKNRSIYTVNSNADSRSERPDAVYMVVPLLGVALLIIIALFLIWRCQLQKATRRRPAYTQNRYLANRNARSLPRILVHRDPPSHSENSHANDRPSVVVSSAERGGASVTPQDAHHHANHSQNNRSLYVQDSSLSVASHLSGATPPPSYEEVTGHLESSSDETTAPYSDPPPKYEEIVLEK from the exons ATGTCTTACGATCTCTCAGCGTTCCTAAATGGCAAGGATGCAAACTCTCTCCTCAAACGTTTTCCACGGGCTAATGGCTTCCTGGAGGAGTTCCGGCCGGGCAATATTGAGAGGGAGTGTGCCGAGGAGAGCTGCAGCTTTGAGGAGGCCAATGAAGTGTTTGAAAATAAAGAGCGAACG ATGGAGTTCTGGAAAAACCGCAGCATCTACACAGTGAACAGTAATGCTGATTCCCGCTCGGAGCGGCCGGACGCTGTCTACATGGTGGTGCCTCTCCTGGGTGTGGCTCTCCTCATCATCATCGCGCTCTTCCTCATCTGGCGCTGTCAACTGCAGAAGGCCACGCGTCGGCGCCCGGCCTACACCCAGAACCGCTATCTGGCTAACCGTAACGCCCGAAGCCTCCCGCGCATCCTGGTGCACCGGGACCCTCCCTCGCATTCAGAGAACTCTCACGCCAATGACAGGCCCAGCGTGGTGGTCAGCAGTGCCGAGAGGGGCGGGGCTTCAGTCACGCCGCAAGACGCCCATCATCACGCCAACCACTCTCAGAACAATCGCTCCCTGTACGTGCAAGATTCGTCTCTGTCCGTGGCTTCCCACTTGTCTGGTGCAACCCCACCGCCATCCTACGAGGAAGTTACCGGCCACTTAGAAAGCAGCAGCGATGAGACGACAGCCCCCTACAGTGATCCTCCACCCAAATATGAAGAGATAGTGCTAGAAAAGTGA